The DNA segment GCCGCATCAGGAAAAGTGAGAGAATTAGCCGATACTAGCCATTTACAGGCAATGGGAGTTAACGTCGGTGGTGTTAACTTTGATCGTAGCGCCATTGCCGACCATGCCAATAATTTAGTCAGTAAAATTAGAGAAGACCTTACCAATAGCTTAAAACGCCTTAAAGTAGAAACCATAAGAGGTTGGGGGAAAATTATTGCACCCCAAAAAGTAGCCATCGACACCAGGGAAGGGGAAAAAATTATCACAGCTAAAGAAATAATGCTTTGCCCCGGTTCAATTCCATTCGTACCCAGAGGGGTAGAAGTGGATGGCAAAACCGTCTATACTAGCGATCAAGCCGTGAAATTAGAATCATTACCCCAATGGTTAGCAATTATCGGTAGTGGTTATATCGGCTTAGAATTTGCCGACGTTTACACCGCCCTAGGCTGTGAAATTACCATGATTGAAGCCTTAGATCAACTGATGCCAACCTTTGATCCTGATATTGCGAAAATTGCCGAAAAAGTCTTAGTTAACAGTCGAGACATTGAAACCTATACAGGGGTTTTCGCTACCAAAATAATACCGGGTAATCCTGTTATGATTGAACTAACAGATGCTAAAACTAAAGAAGTAGTGGAAGTATTAGAAGTGGACGCTTGTTTAGTAGCAACTGGGCGCATTCCTGCTACCAAAAATCTTGGTTTAGAAAATATTGGCGTAGAAACCGATGCACGAGGTTTTATCCCCGTTAACGATCAAATGCAAGTATTAAAAGATGGCGAAGTAGTACCCCATGTTTGGGCAGTAGGAGATGCTAATGGTAAAATGATGTTAGCGCACGCCGCCTCAGGTCAAGGTATTATCGCTGTAGAAAATATGTGCGGTAACAAAAAAACTATTGATTATCGTAGTATCCCAGCCGCCGCTTTTACCCATCCTGAAATTAGCTATGTGGGCTTAAATGAGCCACAAGCGAAGGAATTAGGACAAAATGAAGGTTTTGAGGTAAGCTCGGTTAAAACCTACTTCAAGGGCAATTCTAAGGCATTAGCGGAAAAAGAAACCGATGGCATTGCCAAGGTTATTTACCGTAAAGATACTGGAGAATTATTAGGGGTGCATATCATTGGTATTCATGCTTCTGATTTGATTCAAGAAGCCGCCAACTCCATTGCTTTACGTCAATCAGTGTATGATTTATCCTTTAACATTCATACTCATCCTACCCTTTCTGAAGTTTTAGATGAAGCCTATAAACGCGCTGGTTAATAAGGGTGTTTTCATGCTCAAATTTTTAGTTGAGACAAAGTAATAAGTAATTCATTACACGGTGGGGTAAAAGCGAAGAGATAGTGTATTTGTAACTAATTATCCGAACTTGATATAATTCATTACACGGTGGGTAAATTACGAAGATATAATCTTTAATAACAGATTACTCGAACATGATATTACAAACTTTTTTATATTAGCGATTAAAGTTCATTTATGTACGGAAAAAAAGCCAAAATTGCTATATAATAAGAGTATAAATAATAACCACTTTTTCTTAACTCTTTGTAGTTGGGAAAAGGTGGTTTAGGCGTGAAAATAATTAATTTTGAAATAAATAGGGATTACAGTAATGACAAGTTGGAATAGCGCCCGTAGTGCAGAATTATATCAGTTAGAAGGGTGGGGACATCCCTATTTTGACATTAATGAGCTAGGAAATATTACAGTTTCACCGAGAGGAAAGGGAGAAAAAATAGATTTATTTAACTTAGTAGATAGTTTACAAAAACGGGATATAAATTTACCTGTTTTAATTCGTTTTTCTGACATTTTAGCAGACCGTTTACAGCGTTTACATCAATGTATGGAAAATGCCATTAATCGTTATAATTATGGTAATGTTTATCGGGGTGTTTTTCCTGTTAAATGTAATCAACATAAGCAGTTAGTAGAAGCCTTAGTCGAGTATGGAAAGCCCTATCACTTTGGCTTAGAGGTGGGGTCTAAACCTGAATTAATGATTGCTTTAGCTAGTTTACCCATAGATTCTAGTGGAGAAACTTTGTTAATTTGTAATGGTTATAAGGATAGAGAATATTTAGAAACTGCTCTATTAGCACAACAATTAGGACACAATTTAATTATTGTAATAGAACAAATTAAAGAACTATATTTAATCCTTGAAATTAGTAAAAAATTAGACTTAAAACCGCAAGTAGGTGTCAGAGCAAAGTTAAAAACTAAAGGTAGTGGACATTGGGGAAATTCTACGGGAGAAAAAGCAAAATTTGGTTTAACTATTCCCGAAATTATGACGGTTTTTAATACTCTCAAAAGTCATGATTTATTAGATTCTTTGCAGTTATTACATTTTCATATTGGATCGCAAATTTCGTCTATTGCTGTGATTAAGGATGCTATTAGGGAAGCTGGACAAATTTATGTACAATTAGCGGTGATGGGCGCTGGGATGAAATATCTTGATGTGGGCGGTGGTTTGGCAGTGGATTATGACGGCTCAAAAACTAATTTTTATGCCTCGAAAAACTACAATATGCAAAACTATGCTAATGATATTGTGGCGGCAGTGAAGGATTGTTGTGATGAAGCGCACGTCACCCCACCCATTTTAGTTAGTGAAAGTGGGAGGGCGCTGTCTTCCCATCAATCAGTGTTAATTTTTAATGTGGTAAATAGCAATCGTGCGCCTTCAAATATACCAGCGCCCTCCACCGAAAAAGAGCCGTTAGTAATTCGCAATTTATGGGAAACTTATCATAATATTGATCTGCAAAATTATCAAGAAATGTACCATGATGCCGTGCAATTTAAAGAGGAAGCAATTAGCTTATTTAACTTTGGTTATTTGAGCTTAAATCAAAGGGCAAAGGCAGAAGAATTATACTGGGCTTGTGGACAAAAAATTTATCAAATCATCCAAAATGAAAGTTATGTTAGTGATGATTTAGAAGAATTGACAGATTTAATGATCTCCACTTATTACATTAATTTATCAGTGTTTCAATCAGCGCCCGACGCTTGGGCAATCGATCAACTATTTCCCATTATGCCCATTCATCGTTTAAATGAAGAACCTCAAGAAAAAGCAATTTTAGCTGATTTAACTTGTGATAGTGATGGTAAAATTGACCGATTCATTGACTTACAAGATGTCAAAAATAGTTTACCTTTACACAACTTAGAAATTGAAGAAAATAGTCCTTATCAAGTAGATTATAAACCTTACTATTTAGGGATGTTTTTAGTAGGCTCTTATCAAGAAATTATGGGTAATTTACATAATCTTTTTGGAGATATAAATGTGGTACACATTACCAGTGGAGAAAATAATTATCAAATACAATATATCGTTAAAGGTGATACGGTTAATAATGTTTTAGAATATGTGGAATATAAAGGGGAGCAATTACAAGAGCAAGTGCGCTGTTTAACTGAAGATGCTGTGAGTAAAAATAAACTAACTTTAGAACAAGCTCAATTATTACTGAAAAATTATGACCAAAATTTACGCAGTTATACATATTTGAGTTAACAGCATGGGAAAAATATTGAGAAATATTACTTTCTTTGTTAAGGACTGTTGCAAAATTGCAAGGAAAAATCAGTAAGAGGATCATTTTCCATTAACTTTAAGAAAGTATATTAGATGCAATTCTTAATCAAAAGAGAGCGTCAAGTTTCGGTAAAATAATAAAAACAGCAATTAATAAGAATTTTAGGAGATAAGCAACCGTGACAATTCGGGTAGCAGTAGTAGGCGGTGGACCTTCTGGTTCTTCTGCGGCTGAAGTTTTGGCAAAAGCAGGTATTGAAACTTATTTATTTGAAAGAAAATTAGATAATGCCAAGCCTTGTGGTGGCGCAATTCCCCTTTGTATGGTCAGTGAGTTTGATTTACCCCCCGAAATCATTGATCGCCAGGTCAGAAAAATGAAAATGATTTCCCCTTCTAATATTGAGGTCAATATTGGTCAAACTCTCAAAGATGGTGAATACATCGGCATGTGTCGCCGTGAAGTTTTAGACGGTTTTATGCGTGAGCGCGCCGCTAAATTAGGAGCAAATTTAATCAATGGTACTGTTTACCAATTAGATATACCCGAAAGAGATCAAGACCCCTATACCTTACATTATGCGGATCATAGCAATGGTGCTGCTCAAGGGGAAATGAAAACTCTCAAAGTTGATTTAGTAATTGGGGCGGATGGCGCTAACTCTCGTATTGCTAAAGCCATCGACGCAGGTGATTATAACTATGCTATTGCTTTCCAAGAAAGAATCAGACTACCTGAAGATAAAATGGCATACTATGAAGATTTAGCGGAAATGTATGTGGGTGATGATGTTTCCCCCGATTTCTATGCTTGGGTATTCCCTAAATACGATCACGTTGCCGTGGGTACTGGTACAATGAAAGTTAATAAGGCAATTATTAAAGATTTACAAGCTGGAATTCGTCAGCGCGCGGCGAAACGTTTAGAAGGTGGCGAAATTATTAAAGTAGAAGCGCACCCCATCCCTGAACATCCTCGCCCTCGTCGTGTCGTAGGTAGAGTTGCTTTGGTGGGTGATGCCGCCGGTACTGTTACCAAGTCTTCTGGAGAAGGTATTTATTTTGCCGCTAAAAGTGCGCGGATGTGCGCTGAAGTGATTGTAGAAACTAGCAATAACGGTCAAAAAGTACCTACCGAAGCTGATCTTAAAACCTATCTCAAACGCTGGGACAAACAGTATGGCACCACTTACTTAGTCCTCGATATTTTACAACGAGTTTTCTATCGTAGTGATGCTACCCGTGAAGCTTTTGTAGAGATGTGTGCCGATATTGATGTACAAAAAATCACTTTTGATAGCTACCTCTATAAAACCGTAGTTCCTGCCAATCCTTTAGTACAGTTAAAAATTACTGCTAAAACTATTGGTAGTTTATTAAGAGGTCACGCTTTAGCTCCGTAATCGGATTAGAACTATTTAATTTTAATTTGTGTGAGGGTTGAATCAACATTCAACCCTTTTTTTAGGTGGCAATTTTTTGATACTGATTTTGACAGCCTATAATAAGGACTATCATAACAAAAGTTGAGAAAATAGTTTTTTATTAATGTATTGATTATGAATAAACTTAAATCAATATTGGCAAATCGATCACTGATTACAGCGCTTTTTAGAGGAGTTTTCATTTTCTTAAACCACACTTTGGATTATTACAAATATTATCTTTGCGTCTTTGCGCCTCTGCGAGAAACAAAAAACGTGGTTTATTCATTTGAAATGCGCTGTATAGCAGTCCTAAATCATTCGTGAAAAATCAATTACTAGAAAAAAACATCGAAGATACCATCCCCATTGCCTTTTGTCTTTTGCCTGTTGCCTTTTCAACTAACTTAATTACCACAACTCATTTAGTATTGCTATATATCCCTCTTTTGTTATTTTCCGAAAACATTTACTATTGAGTAAGTCAGCAAAATTAATTGTGTGTTTTATTTTTCCCAAAGCTATAATAACAAGGAGCTTAAGCCCCTCGCCCTTTGGGATAGCGGTTGGGGGGTGAGGGCGTTTTCATTCTCAAAAATGTTAGTTTCTCAAACTAGCCAATAATCTGAAATTCAGAGGTTTTTAACTACTAATAAATCAATTAATAGTAAAAAATCCTCCTGTCTCCCTGAATCTCCCCCCTTTTTAAGGGGGGTTGGGGGGGATCATCCTTATATTGTCTTCTTGTCAAAAACAAATCAATTTTGATCCTGACTTTGAAAACACCCTGCTTCGTAAGCAGGGGTTGAGAGGGTTTGAGAGGGCAAAGCGGTTATAACCTAAACAATTGTACCAGTAAAAACTTTCTGCGCCGGTCCAGTCATATAAACATGATTATCACTTTCGCGCCACTCAATATCTAAACATCCGCCGGGTAACTCCACCGTGCAAATACGCTCAGTTTTACCCGTCAAAACTCCAGCTACCACAGTAGCGCACGCCCCCGTGCCACAAGCCAAAGTAATTCCAGCGCCCCTCTCCCAAACCCTCATTTTAACGTAATGAGGATCAATAACTTGGATAAACTCAGTATTAGTTTTTTGAGGAAACACAGCATTAGTTTCAAACTTTGAACCAATAACGCTCAAATCAATATTAGCCACATCCTCCACAAATACCAAACAATGAGGATTACCCATACTGACACAAGTTACCTCATAGGTTTTTTCAGCCATAGTCAAAGGTTGATTAATCACCGTTTCAGCCCCTAAAGTCGTAGGAATCAAATCAGCGCGTAATTGAGGTGCGCCCATATCCACCGTAATCATCCCCGCACCTTGAATAGTAGGAGTAATCGTACCAGCTAAAGTATGAATGGGATATTGTTTACCGATTTCTTCCTTTCCTTCCAACTCCGTCACAAA comes from the Cyanobacterium sp. T60_A2020_053 genome and includes:
- the chlP gene encoding geranylgeranyl reductase, producing the protein MTIRVAVVGGGPSGSSAAEVLAKAGIETYLFERKLDNAKPCGGAIPLCMVSEFDLPPEIIDRQVRKMKMISPSNIEVNIGQTLKDGEYIGMCRREVLDGFMRERAAKLGANLINGTVYQLDIPERDQDPYTLHYADHSNGAAQGEMKTLKVDLVIGADGANSRIAKAIDAGDYNYAIAFQERIRLPEDKMAYYEDLAEMYVGDDVSPDFYAWVFPKYDHVAVGTGTMKVNKAIIKDLQAGIRQRAAKRLEGGEIIKVEAHPIPEHPRPRRVVGRVALVGDAAGTVTKSSGEGIYFAAKSARMCAEVIVETSNNGQKVPTEADLKTYLKRWDKQYGTTYLVLDILQRVFYRSDATREAFVEMCADIDVQKITFDSYLYKTVVPANPLVQLKITAKTIGSLLRGHALAP
- the speA gene encoding biosynthetic arginine decarboxylase is translated as MTSWNSARSAELYQLEGWGHPYFDINELGNITVSPRGKGEKIDLFNLVDSLQKRDINLPVLIRFSDILADRLQRLHQCMENAINRYNYGNVYRGVFPVKCNQHKQLVEALVEYGKPYHFGLEVGSKPELMIALASLPIDSSGETLLICNGYKDREYLETALLAQQLGHNLIIVIEQIKELYLILEISKKLDLKPQVGVRAKLKTKGSGHWGNSTGEKAKFGLTIPEIMTVFNTLKSHDLLDSLQLLHFHIGSQISSIAVIKDAIREAGQIYVQLAVMGAGMKYLDVGGGLAVDYDGSKTNFYASKNYNMQNYANDIVAAVKDCCDEAHVTPPILVSESGRALSSHQSVLIFNVVNSNRAPSNIPAPSTEKEPLVIRNLWETYHNIDLQNYQEMYHDAVQFKEEAISLFNFGYLSLNQRAKAEELYWACGQKIYQIIQNESYVSDDLEELTDLMISTYYINLSVFQSAPDAWAIDQLFPIMPIHRLNEEPQEKAILADLTCDSDGKIDRFIDLQDVKNSLPLHNLEIEENSPYQVDYKPYYLGMFLVGSYQEIMGNLHNLFGDINVVHITSGENNYQIQYIVKGDTVNNVLEYVEYKGEQLQEQVRCLTEDAVSKNKLTLEQAQLLLKNYDQNLRSYTYLS
- a CDS encoding diaminopimelate epimerase; the encoded protein is MTLKFTKYHGLGNDFILIDNRHSDQPLISASEAVKLCDRHFGIGADGVIFVLPGVNGCDYTMRIFNSDGSEPEMCGNGIRCFAQFVTELEGKEEIGKQYPIHTLAGTITPTIQGAGMITVDMGAPQLRADLIPTTLGAETVINQPLTMAEKTYEVTCVSMGNPHCLVFVEDVANIDLSVIGSKFETNAVFPQKTNTEFIQVIDPHYVKMRVWERGAGITLACGTGACATVVAGVLTGKTERICTVELPGGCLDIEWRESDNHVYMTGPAQKVFTGTIV
- the lpdA gene encoding dihydrolipoyl dehydrogenase, with amino-acid sequence MTQFDYDLVIIGAGVGGHGAALHAVKMGLKTAIIEAGDMGGTCVNRGCIPSKALLAASGKVRELADTSHLQAMGVNVGGVNFDRSAIADHANNLVSKIREDLTNSLKRLKVETIRGWGKIIAPQKVAIDTREGEKIITAKEIMLCPGSIPFVPRGVEVDGKTVYTSDQAVKLESLPQWLAIIGSGYIGLEFADVYTALGCEITMIEALDQLMPTFDPDIAKIAEKVLVNSRDIETYTGVFATKIIPGNPVMIELTDAKTKEVVEVLEVDACLVATGRIPATKNLGLENIGVETDARGFIPVNDQMQVLKDGEVVPHVWAVGDANGKMMLAHAASGQGIIAVENMCGNKKTIDYRSIPAAAFTHPEISYVGLNEPQAKELGQNEGFEVSSVKTYFKGNSKALAEKETDGIAKVIYRKDTGELLGVHIIGIHASDLIQEAANSIALRQSVYDLSFNIHTHPTLSEVLDEAYKRAG